One window of the Bacteroidota bacterium genome contains the following:
- the purE gene encoding 5-(carboxyamino)imidazole ribonucleotide mutase, whose product MQAKVSIIMGSTSDMPVMQEAAKILDQFQIPFEINALSAHRVPEQVMDFAKNAYMRGIRVVIAGAGGAAHLPGVVAALTPIPVIGVPCRSTISLDGWDSLLSIVQMPPGIPVATVGVDGGQNAGILAVQILATGDDKLLSEVSKFKENLKTKILKANEELKQHKFKFRVG is encoded by the coding sequence ATGCAAGCAAAAGTTAGTATAATCATGGGCAGCACTTCCGATATGCCTGTAATGCAGGAGGCTGCTAAAATATTGGACCAGTTTCAAATACCATTTGAGATCAACGCGCTGTCGGCTCACCGTGTGCCTGAACAGGTAATGGATTTTGCGAAGAATGCATACATGCGGGGCATACGTGTGGTTATAGCAGGTGCAGGAGGCGCGGCACATTTACCAGGAGTGGTTGCTGCACTAACACCCATACCTGTTATCGGGGTTCCGTGCCGTTCAACAATTTCATTGGATGGCTGGGATTCGTTGTTGTCGATCGTACAGATGCCTCCCGGAATACCTGTAGCCACAGTTGGTGTGGATGGCGGACAGAACGCAGGAATACTTGCTGTGCAAATACTTGCAACCGGTGATGATAAGCTGCTTTCTGAAGTAAGCAAGTTCAAAGAAAATTTAAAGACAAAAATATTAAAGGCCAACGAAGAGCTTAAGCAACATAAGTTTAAGTTCAGGGTGGGGTAG